A stretch of the Vitis riparia cultivar Riparia Gloire de Montpellier isolate 1030 chromosome 13, EGFV_Vit.rip_1.0, whole genome shotgun sequence genome encodes the following:
- the LOC117927449 gene encoding LOW QUALITY PROTEIN: SAC3 family protein C-like (The sequence of the model RefSeq protein was modified relative to this genomic sequence to represent the inferred CDS: deleted 1 base in 1 codon), whose translation MDRRQRRNPSASSSASSSPASSSSRFHSEKFSSNPPKTSNSLEDAHQLKSKCGKPQRPEQEEEEEQDPNNPLLVGTCPFMCPAGERAQRERLRDLAVFERLHGNPGKTSPSLAVKKFCRTIATKHMQASDVRPLPVFEETLNYLLNLLDATEHPCEVVHDFVFDKTRSIRQDLSMQNIVNDQTIHMFEEMVKFHIISHHKLRSCSSKPSFSSVHYLNMEQLKKCLISLYALYKENRNSNSIYKNEPEFYSFHILLHLGSNNQPLGESLSLWLGRVPSLILKSKEMCFARRLLRLFRMGNYKRFLCTTATEASYL comes from the exons ATGGACAGGAGGCAACGGAGAAACccttctgcttcttcttctgccTCTTCATCTCCAGCTTCATCCTCATCGCGTTTCCACTCAGAGAAATTCTCCTCGAATCCCCCAAAAACTAGTAACTCCCTGGAGGATGCTCACCAATTGAAAAGCAAATGTGGGAAGCCACAAAGACCAGAgcaagaggaggaagaagagcaAGATCCGAACAATCCTCTC TTAGTTGGAACTTGCCCCTTCATGTGCCCTG CTGGAGAAAGGGCCCAACGTGAACGCCTTCGGGATTTGGCTGTGTTTGAGAGGTTACATGGAAATCCTGGGAAAACATCTCCAAGCCTTGCTGTCAAAAAG TTTTGCAGAACCATTGCCACTAAGCACATGCAGGCGTCAGATGTGCGGCCACTTCCAGTGTTTGAAGAGACTTTGAACTACCTATTAAACCTGTTGGATGCCACGGAACATCCTTGTGAAGTGGTTCATGATTTCGTCTTTGATAAGACAAGATCAATAAGACAAGATCTTAGCATGCAGAATATCGTTAATGATCAAACAATTCATATGTTTGAAGAAATG GtgaaatttcatattatatCCCACCACAAGCTTCGCAGTTGTAGCAGCAAGCCAAGTTTTTCTTCAGTTCATTACCTCAATATGGAGCAGCTGAAAAAGTGTCTAATATCTCTATATGCTCTGTACAAAGAAAATCGAAATTCAAATTCTATTTACAAGAATGAACCTGAGTTCTACTCAtttcacattcttcttcatcttggCTCTAACAACCAACCATTG GGAGAGTCACTCTCTTTGTGGTTGGGTCGTGTACCTTCTCTCATTTTGAAGTCAAAGGAAATGTGTTTTGCTCGGAGACTTTTAAG ATTATTTCGGATGGGCAATTATAAGCGTTTCCTTTGTACTACAGCAACTGAGGCATCTTATTTATAG
- the LOC117928113 gene encoding putative disease resistance RPP13-like protein 1 isoform X4 has product MADVLLSASLRVLFERLASPELINFIRRRNLSDELLNELKRKLVVVLNVLDDAEVKQFSNPNVKEWLVHVKDAVYGAEDLLDEIATDALRCKMEAADSQTGGTLKAWKWNKFSACVKAPFAIQSMESRVRGTIDQLEKIAGEIVVLGLAEGGGEKRSPRPRSPMSTSLEDDSIVVGRDEIQKEMVKWLLSDNTTGGKMGVMSIVGMGGSGKTTLARRLYNDEEVKKHFDLQAWVCVSTEFLLIKLTKTILEEIRSPPPPTSAENLNLLQLQLKDQLSNKKFLLVLDDVWNLNPRDECYMEHSDCDGWESLRTPLLAAAEGSKIVVTSRDKSVAEAMKATPTHDLGKLSSDDSWSLFKKHAFRDRDPNAFLELEPIGRQIVDKCQGLPLAVKALGRLLYSKVEKGEWNVVLNSDIWRQSGSKILPSLTLSYHHLSLPLKHCFAYCSIFPQDHQFNKEKLILLWMAEGLLHPQQNEGRRMEEIAQRKD; this is encoded by the exons ATGGCGGACGTCCTCCTTTCAGCTTCGCTTCGAGTTCTATTCGAAAGGTTGGCTTCTCCAGAGCTCATAAACTTCATTCGGCGACGGAACCTTAGCGATGAACTCCTCAACGAGTTGAAGAGGAAACTCGTGGTTGTTCTCAATGTGCTCGATGATGCGGAGGTGAAGCAATTTTCGAACCCAAATGTCAAAGAGTGGCTCGTCCATGTCAAGGATGCTGTGTATGGTGCGGAAGACCTGTTGGACGAGATCGCTACCGACGCTTTGCGTTGCAAGATGGAAGCTGCTGACTCCCAAACCGGCGGAACTCTTAAGGCGTGGAAATGGAACAAGTTCTCTGCTTGTGTGAAGGCTCCATTTGCTATCCAAAGCATGGAGTCCAGGGTCAGGGGCACGATTGATCAACTGGAAAAAATCGCAGGAGAAATAGTTGTGCTGGGGCTGGCAGAAGGTGGGGGCGAGAAACGGTCACCAAGACCAAGATCACCAATGTCCACTTCTTTGGAGGATGACTCCATTGTTGTCGGCAGGGATGAAATTCAGAAGGAGATGGTGAAGTGGTTGCTTTCTGACAATACAACAGGCGGCAAAATGGGGGTGATGTCCATAGTGGGCATGGGCGGCAGCGGCAAGACCACGCTTGCTCGGCGTCTCTATAACGATGAGGAAGTGAAGAAACACTTCGACTTGCAAGCATGGGTCTGTGTTTCCACTGAGTTTCTCCTTATCAAACTCACCAAAACAATTCTTGAGGAAATTCGTTCTCCACCTCCACCTACTTCCGCTGAGAACCTAAATTTGCTTCAGCTTCAACTCAAAGACCAACTTAGTAACAAGAAATTTCTGCTTGTTCTTGATGACGTCTGGAATTTGAATCCTCGTGATGAATGTTATATGGAGCATAGTGATTGTGATGGTTGGGAAAGTCTACGAACTCCACTCCTCGCTGCAGCAGAGGGAAGCAAGATTGTTGTGACCAGTCGTGATAAATCTGTTGCAGAAGCCATGAAAGCGACCCCTACTCATGATCTTGGGAAATTAAGCTCTGACGATAGTTGGTCCCTGTTTAAAAAGCATGCATTTCGAGATAGAGACCCCAACGCATTCCTTGAGCTTGAACCCATAGGCAGACAGATTGTGGACAAGTGCCAAGGATTGCCTTTGGCTGTGAAAGCACTCGGCCGTCTCTTGTATTCTAAGGTCGAAAAAGGGGAATGGAACGTTGTGTTGAACAGTGACATATGGCGGCAGAGTGGCTCCAAAATTCTTCCATCTTTGACATTAAGCTACCATCATCTTTCTTTACCTCTGAAGCATTGTTTTGCTTATTGTTCTATTTTTCCCCAGGACCACCAATTCAATAAAGAGAAGCTGATTTTATTATGGATGGCAGAAGGTCTTTTACATCCACAACAAAACGAAGGAAGGAGAATGGAAGAGATCG CACAGAGAAAAGATTGA
- the LOC117928113 gene encoding putative disease resistance RPP13-like protein 1 isoform X3, whose protein sequence is MADVLLSASLRVLFERLASPELINFIRRRNLSDELLNELKRKLVVVLNVLDDAEVKQFSNPNVKEWLVHVKDAVYGAEDLLDEIATDALRCKMEAADSQTGGTLKAWKWNKFSACVKAPFAIQSMESRVRGTIDQLEKIAGEIVVLGLAEGGGEKRSPRPRSPMSTSLEDDSIVVGRDEIQKEMVKWLLSDNTTGGKMGVMSIVGMGGSGKTTLARRLYNDEEVKKHFDLQAWVCVSTEFLLIKLTKTILEEIRSPPPPTSAENLNLLQLQLKDQLSNKKFLLVLDDVWNLNPRDECYMEHSDCDGWESLRTPLLAAAEGSKIVVTSRDKSVAEAMKATPTHDLGKLSSDDSWSLFKKHAFRDRDPNAFLELEPIGRQIVDKCQGLPLAVKALGRLLYSKVEKGEWNVVLNSDIWRQSGSKILPSLTLSYHHLSLPLKHCFAYCSIFPQDHQFNKEKLILLWMAEGLLHPQQNEGRRMEEIVFIVSNQDEHRKYSTPAYTAPEVEWKTMFFDKIVLLVEKMWTPSFFLFLSGFV, encoded by the exons ATGGCGGACGTCCTCCTTTCAGCTTCGCTTCGAGTTCTATTCGAAAGGTTGGCTTCTCCAGAGCTCATAAACTTCATTCGGCGACGGAACCTTAGCGATGAACTCCTCAACGAGTTGAAGAGGAAACTCGTGGTTGTTCTCAATGTGCTCGATGATGCGGAGGTGAAGCAATTTTCGAACCCAAATGTCAAAGAGTGGCTCGTCCATGTCAAGGATGCTGTGTATGGTGCGGAAGACCTGTTGGACGAGATCGCTACCGACGCTTTGCGTTGCAAGATGGAAGCTGCTGACTCCCAAACCGGCGGAACTCTTAAGGCGTGGAAATGGAACAAGTTCTCTGCTTGTGTGAAGGCTCCATTTGCTATCCAAAGCATGGAGTCCAGGGTCAGGGGCACGATTGATCAACTGGAAAAAATCGCAGGAGAAATAGTTGTGCTGGGGCTGGCAGAAGGTGGGGGCGAGAAACGGTCACCAAGACCAAGATCACCAATGTCCACTTCTTTGGAGGATGACTCCATTGTTGTCGGCAGGGATGAAATTCAGAAGGAGATGGTGAAGTGGTTGCTTTCTGACAATACAACAGGCGGCAAAATGGGGGTGATGTCCATAGTGGGCATGGGCGGCAGCGGCAAGACCACGCTTGCTCGGCGTCTCTATAACGATGAGGAAGTGAAGAAACACTTCGACTTGCAAGCATGGGTCTGTGTTTCCACTGAGTTTCTCCTTATCAAACTCACCAAAACAATTCTTGAGGAAATTCGTTCTCCACCTCCACCTACTTCCGCTGAGAACCTAAATTTGCTTCAGCTTCAACTCAAAGACCAACTTAGTAACAAGAAATTTCTGCTTGTTCTTGATGACGTCTGGAATTTGAATCCTCGTGATGAATGTTATATGGAGCATAGTGATTGTGATGGTTGGGAAAGTCTACGAACTCCACTCCTCGCTGCAGCAGAGGGAAGCAAGATTGTTGTGACCAGTCGTGATAAATCTGTTGCAGAAGCCATGAAAGCGACCCCTACTCATGATCTTGGGAAATTAAGCTCTGACGATAGTTGGTCCCTGTTTAAAAAGCATGCATTTCGAGATAGAGACCCCAACGCATTCCTTGAGCTTGAACCCATAGGCAGACAGATTGTGGACAAGTGCCAAGGATTGCCTTTGGCTGTGAAAGCACTCGGCCGTCTCTTGTATTCTAAGGTCGAAAAAGGGGAATGGAACGTTGTGTTGAACAGTGACATATGGCGGCAGAGTGGCTCCAAAATTCTTCCATCTTTGACATTAAGCTACCATCATCTTTCTTTACCTCTGAAGCATTGTTTTGCTTATTGTTCTATTTTTCCCCAGGACCACCAATTCAATAAAGAGAAGCTGATTTTATTATGGATGGCAGAAGGTCTTTTACATCCACAACAAAACGAAGGAAGGAGAATGGAAGAGATCG tGTTCATTGTAAGTAATCAGGATGAGCATAGAAAGTACAGTACACCTGCATATACAGCTCCCGAGGTTGAATGGAAAACTATGTTTTTTGATAAGATAGTGCTTTTGGTTGAAAAAATGTGGACTCCCAGCTTCTTCCTTTTCCTGTCGGGATTTGTTTAG
- the LOC117928113 gene encoding putative disease resistance protein At3g14460 isoform X2 translates to MGNLINLRYLDIDGCDSLREMSSHGIGRLKNLQRLTRFIVGQNNGLRIGELGELSKIQGKLHISNMENVVSVNDASRANMKDKSYLDELIFDWDYKSYLDELIFDWDYLRTYGVTQSGATTHDILNKLQPHPNLKQLSIRNYPGEGFPNWLGDPSVLNLVSLELRGCGNCSTLPPLGQLTQLKYLQISLMKGVECVGDEFYGNASFQFLETLSFEYMWNWEKWSCCGEFPRLQKLFIIECPKLTGKLPEQLLSLVELQIDGCPQLLMASLTVPAIRQLRMGDFGKLQLQMAGCDFTTLQTSEIEILDVSQWSQLPMAPHQLSIRKCDYVESLLEEEISQTNIHDLKIYDCSFSRSLHKVGLPTTLKSLFISECSKLEILVPELFRCHLLVLERLEIKGGVIDDSLTLSFSFSIFPKLTHFTINGLKGLEKLSILVSEGDPISLCFLSLDGCSDLESIELHALNLESCSIHGCSKLRSLNLWDCPELLFQREGLPSNLRKLEIEKCNQLTPQVEWGLQRLTSLTHFTIKRGCEDIELFPKECLLPSSLTSLEIVGLPNLKSLDSGGLQQLTSLKRLDIFGCSRLQSLTEAVLQHLTSLKMLWIACCPVLQSLTEAGLEHLTSLETLWILKCPVLQSLTEAGLQHLTSLEILDIHDCPMLQSLTKVGLQHLTSLKKLYIKNCRKLKYLTKERLPDSLSLLRISECPLLEKRCQFEKGEEWRYIAHVPKIVINLVLY, encoded by the exons ATGGGAAACTTGATTAATTTGCGCTATCTTGATATTGATGGATGTGATTCATTGAGAGAAATGTCAAGTCATGGAATTGGTcgattaaaaaatttacaaaggTTGACTCGATTTATTGTGGGCCAAAACAATGGATTAAGAATTGGAGAATTGGGGGAGCTTTCAAAGATTCAAGGAAAACTTCATATTTCAAACATGGAGAATGTGGTGAGTGTTAACGATGCATCAAGGGCTAATATGAAGGATAAAAGTTATCTTGATGAGTTGATCTTTGATTGGGATTATAAAAGTTATCTTGATGAGTTGATCTTTGATTGGGATTACCTACGTACCTATGGTGTTACACAAAGTGGTGCAACAACGCATGATATACTCAACAAGTTACAACCTcatccaaatttaaaacaactctCCATCAGAAACTATCCTGGTGAAGGATTTCCAAATTGGCTTGGAGATCCTTCAGTGTTGAATCTCGTGTCCCTTGAGCTTCGGGGTTGTGGCAATTGCTCAACATTGCCACCACTTGGACAGCTAACCCAGCTTAAATATCTGCAAATCTCATTGATGAAGGGAGTAGAGTGTGTGGGTGATGAGTTCTATGGGAATGCCTCCTTTCAATTCCTAGAAACACTATCATTTGAGTATATGTGGAACTGGGAGAAATGGTCATGTTGTGGAGAATTCCCTCGTCTCCAGAAGCTTTTTATAATAGAGTGTCCCAAACTCACTGGGAAATTACCAGAACAGCTTCTTTCATTGGTGGAACTTCAAATTGATGGATGTCCGCAGCTGCTTATGGCTTCACTCACAGTTCCTGCAATTCGTCAATTGAGGATGGGGGATTTTGGTAAACTGCAGTTGCAAATGGCAGGTTGTGACTTCACAACTCTTCAAACttcagaaattgaaattttagatgTGTCTCAGTGGAGTCAACTTCCAATGGCACCACACCAGCTCTCAATTAGAAAATGTGATTATGTGGAGTCTCTGCTAGAGGAGGAAATCTCGCAAACCAACATACATGATCTGAAAATCTATGATTGTAGTTTTTCTAGATCCCTGCACAAAGTTGGTTTACCCACTACACTGAAATCACTATTCATCTCTGAGTGCTCGAAATTAGAGATTCTCGTACCTGAGTTGTTCAGATGCCATCTCCTAGTCCTTGAACGTCTAGAAATCAAAGGTGGTGTTATCGATGATTCTCTCACGTTATCCTTCTCATTCAGCATCTTCCCCAAGTTGACTCATTTCACAATCAATGGTCTTAAGGGGCTTGAGAAGCTCTCCATTTTGGTTTCAGAGGGTGATCCCATATCTTTATGTTTCCTGTCTCTAGATGGTTGCTCTGATCTTGAATCTATCGAATTGCACGCTCTCAACTTGGAGTCTTGTTCGATTCATGGGTGCTCCAAGCTCAGGTCG TTGAATTTATGGGATTGTCCAGAATTGTTGTTTCAGAGAGAGGGTTTGCCTTCCAACCTACGTAAACTTGAAATTGAGAAGTGCAACCAACTCACGCCCCAGGTGGAGTGGGGTTTGCAAAGGCTGACCTCTCTTACTCATTTCACAATCAAACGTGGATGTGAAGACATTGAATTATTTCCCAAGGAGTGTTTGCTGCCCTCTTCTCTGACTTCTCTTGAAATTGTAGGGCTTCCCAATCTCAAGTCTCTTGACAGCGGGGGTCTTCAACAGCTCACCTCTCTAAAACGATTAGATATTTTTGGATGCTCGAGGCTCCAATCATTGACAGAAGCGGTTCTTCAACACCTCACCTCTCTTAAAATGTTGTGGATCGCATGCTGCCCAGTGCTCCAATCATTGACAGAAGCGGGTCTTGAACACCTCACCTCTCTTGAAACGTTGTGGATCCTAAAGTGCCCAGTGCTCCAATCATTGACAGAAGCGGGTCTTCAACACCTCACCtctcttgaaattttggatATCCATGACTGCCCAATGCTGCAATCCTTGACAAAAGTGGGTCTTCAACACCTCACCTCtcttaaaaaattgtatatcaAAAACTGTCGTAAGCTCAAATACTTGACAAAAGAAAGACTTCCAGACTCCCTCTCTCTTCTGAGGATCTCCGAGTGTCCTTTACTGGAAAAACGGTGTCAATTTGAGAAAGGGGAAGAATGGCGTTATATAGCTCACGTTCCAAAAATAGTGATCAACCTTGTGCTATATTAA
- the LOC117928113 gene encoding putative disease resistance protein At3g14460 isoform X1, whose amino-acid sequence MGNLINLRYLDIDGCDSLREMSSHGIGRLKNLQRLTRFIVGQNNGLRIGELGELSKIQGKLHISNMENVVSVNDASRANMKDKSYLDELIFDWDYKSYLDELIFDWDYLRTYGVTQSGATTHDILNKLQPHPNLKQLSIRNYPGEGFPNWLGDPSVLNLVSLELRGCGNCSTLPPLGQLTQLKYLQISLMKGVECVGDEFYGNASFQFLETLSFEYMWNWEKWSCCGEFPRLQKLFIIECPKLTGKLPEQLLSLVELQIDGCPQLLMASLTVPAIRQLRMGDFGKLQLQMAGCDFTTLQTSEIEILDVSQWSQLPMAPHQLSIRKCDYVESLLEEEISQTNIHDLKIYDCSFSRSLHKVGLPTTLKSLFISECSKLEILVPELFRCHLLVLERLEIKGGVIDDSLTLSFSFSIFPKLTHFTINGLKGLEKLSILVSEGDPISLCFLSLDGCSDLESIELHALNLESCSIHGCSKLRSLAHTQSSVQELNLWDCPELLFQREGLPSNLRKLEIEKCNQLTPQVEWGLQRLTSLTHFTIKRGCEDIELFPKECLLPSSLTSLEIVGLPNLKSLDSGGLQQLTSLKRLDIFGCSRLQSLTEAVLQHLTSLKMLWIACCPVLQSLTEAGLEHLTSLETLWILKCPVLQSLTEAGLQHLTSLEILDIHDCPMLQSLTKVGLQHLTSLKKLYIKNCRKLKYLTKERLPDSLSLLRISECPLLEKRCQFEKGEEWRYIAHVPKIVINLVLY is encoded by the coding sequence ATGGGAAACTTGATTAATTTGCGCTATCTTGATATTGATGGATGTGATTCATTGAGAGAAATGTCAAGTCATGGAATTGGTcgattaaaaaatttacaaaggTTGACTCGATTTATTGTGGGCCAAAACAATGGATTAAGAATTGGAGAATTGGGGGAGCTTTCAAAGATTCAAGGAAAACTTCATATTTCAAACATGGAGAATGTGGTGAGTGTTAACGATGCATCAAGGGCTAATATGAAGGATAAAAGTTATCTTGATGAGTTGATCTTTGATTGGGATTATAAAAGTTATCTTGATGAGTTGATCTTTGATTGGGATTACCTACGTACCTATGGTGTTACACAAAGTGGTGCAACAACGCATGATATACTCAACAAGTTACAACCTcatccaaatttaaaacaactctCCATCAGAAACTATCCTGGTGAAGGATTTCCAAATTGGCTTGGAGATCCTTCAGTGTTGAATCTCGTGTCCCTTGAGCTTCGGGGTTGTGGCAATTGCTCAACATTGCCACCACTTGGACAGCTAACCCAGCTTAAATATCTGCAAATCTCATTGATGAAGGGAGTAGAGTGTGTGGGTGATGAGTTCTATGGGAATGCCTCCTTTCAATTCCTAGAAACACTATCATTTGAGTATATGTGGAACTGGGAGAAATGGTCATGTTGTGGAGAATTCCCTCGTCTCCAGAAGCTTTTTATAATAGAGTGTCCCAAACTCACTGGGAAATTACCAGAACAGCTTCTTTCATTGGTGGAACTTCAAATTGATGGATGTCCGCAGCTGCTTATGGCTTCACTCACAGTTCCTGCAATTCGTCAATTGAGGATGGGGGATTTTGGTAAACTGCAGTTGCAAATGGCAGGTTGTGACTTCACAACTCTTCAAACttcagaaattgaaattttagatgTGTCTCAGTGGAGTCAACTTCCAATGGCACCACACCAGCTCTCAATTAGAAAATGTGATTATGTGGAGTCTCTGCTAGAGGAGGAAATCTCGCAAACCAACATACATGATCTGAAAATCTATGATTGTAGTTTTTCTAGATCCCTGCACAAAGTTGGTTTACCCACTACACTGAAATCACTATTCATCTCTGAGTGCTCGAAATTAGAGATTCTCGTACCTGAGTTGTTCAGATGCCATCTCCTAGTCCTTGAACGTCTAGAAATCAAAGGTGGTGTTATCGATGATTCTCTCACGTTATCCTTCTCATTCAGCATCTTCCCCAAGTTGACTCATTTCACAATCAATGGTCTTAAGGGGCTTGAGAAGCTCTCCATTTTGGTTTCAGAGGGTGATCCCATATCTTTATGTTTCCTGTCTCTAGATGGTTGCTCTGATCTTGAATCTATCGAATTGCACGCTCTCAACTTGGAGTCTTGTTCGATTCATGGGTGCTCCAAGCTCAGGTCGTTGGCACACACACAGTCATCTGTACAGGAGTTGAATTTATGGGATTGTCCAGAATTGTTGTTTCAGAGAGAGGGTTTGCCTTCCAACCTACGTAAACTTGAAATTGAGAAGTGCAACCAACTCACGCCCCAGGTGGAGTGGGGTTTGCAAAGGCTGACCTCTCTTACTCATTTCACAATCAAACGTGGATGTGAAGACATTGAATTATTTCCCAAGGAGTGTTTGCTGCCCTCTTCTCTGACTTCTCTTGAAATTGTAGGGCTTCCCAATCTCAAGTCTCTTGACAGCGGGGGTCTTCAACAGCTCACCTCTCTAAAACGATTAGATATTTTTGGATGCTCGAGGCTCCAATCATTGACAGAAGCGGTTCTTCAACACCTCACCTCTCTTAAAATGTTGTGGATCGCATGCTGCCCAGTGCTCCAATCATTGACAGAAGCGGGTCTTGAACACCTCACCTCTCTTGAAACGTTGTGGATCCTAAAGTGCCCAGTGCTCCAATCATTGACAGAAGCGGGTCTTCAACACCTCACCtctcttgaaattttggatATCCATGACTGCCCAATGCTGCAATCCTTGACAAAAGTGGGTCTTCAACACCTCACCTCtcttaaaaaattgtatatcaAAAACTGTCGTAAGCTCAAATACTTGACAAAAGAAAGACTTCCAGACTCCCTCTCTCTTCTGAGGATCTCCGAGTGTCCTTTACTGGAAAAACGGTGTCAATTTGAGAAAGGGGAAGAATGGCGTTATATAGCTCACGTTCCAAAAATAGTGATCAACCTTGTGCTATATTAA
- the LOC117928283 gene encoding splicing factor-like protein 1 — protein sequence MTKVDQASAVESRRAQMTGTSTSPAATTSNSRISMFGAKSGFVIPKNKLSGSMVPIFRGGKKLGSSDGANEESTKTVQRKTKWGPDLTQDAAVRRRTALAYQTRVDQITLQLKSGVLEIGDNQDSSLAAQVPDQEFPSHQNNSESELLELERREAIGEILKLNPSYKAPPDYKPLLKEARVPIPVKEYPGYNFIGLIFGPGSDTLKRLEKETGAKVQVHGTKADTGQKVEITPSDGIQAAHEELYLHISAETFEKVDAAVTLIELLATPVSGNPAAVSTTPTSVSGDNVNVHNQSHKWFDGIDWKRMADSEGAPNQTSLAKASHAHH from the exons ATGACGAAGGTTGACCAGGCATCTGCTGTTGAATCTCGGCGTGCTCAGATGACTGGAACGAGTACTTCGCCTGCTGCAACTACTAGTAATTCAAGGATCTCCATGTTTGGAGCAAAGTCTGGGTTTGTTATCccgaaaaataaattatcaggCTCTATGGTTCCCATCTTCAGGGGTGGTAAAAAATTGGGAAGTAGTGATGGGGCAAATGAAGAAAGTACCAAAACGGTTCAGAGAAAAACCAAATGGGGCCCTGATCTGACACAGGATGCTGCTGTCAGAAGAAGAACAGCTTTAGCTTATCAG ACTCGGGTGGATCAAATTACACTACAGCTAAAATCAGGAGTACTGGAGATCGGCGACAATCAAGATTCATCATTGGCAGCCCAGGTTCCTGATCAGGAGTTTCCCAGCCATCAGAATAACAGTGAGTCAGAACTGTTGGAACTTGAAAGACGGGAAGCTATTGGTGAGATACTGAAGTTAAATCCAAGTTACAAAGCCCCACCGGATTATAAACCATTGTTGAAAGAGGCCAGAGTTCCTATCCCTGTGAAAGAATATCCTGGGTACAATTTCATTGGCTTAATATTTGGGCCTGGGAGTGATACTCTAAAGCGTCTAGAAAAGGAAACTGGAGCTAAGGTACAAGTACATGGTACCAAAGCGGATACAGGACAGAAGGTTGAAATTACTCCATCTGATGGAATCCAGGCTGCTCATGAAGAATTATATCTTCATATATCAGCCGAGACATTTGAGAAAGTTGATGCTGCAGTCACGCTGATTGAATTGCTAGCCACTCCAGTTTCAGGAAATCCAGCTGCTGTTTCCACCACACCAACTTCAGTTTCTGGAGATAATGTGAATGTTCATAATCAAAGCCATAAGTGGTTTGATGGGATTGATTGGAAGAGGATGGCAGATTCTGAGGGAGCACCCAATCAAACCTCATTGGCAAAAGCCTCGCATGCCCACCATTAA